CACCCGCGGGAGGCGCCCATGCTGCGGCTTGAGGGAGCGGCGGTCGCGATCGCCGGCGCGCCGGTGCTGCGCGGCGTGTCGCTCCAGGTGCCGCCGGGCGGGCGCGTGGCGCTGATCGGCCGCAACGGCGCCGGCAAGACCACGACGCTCCGCGCCCTGATGGGGCTCCTCCCCCTCCAGGCCGGCCGGCTGGTGCTCGACGGGCAGGAGGCCGGCTCCGTGCCGGCGCATCACCGCGCGCGGCTCGGCATCGGCTACGCCCCGGAGGAGCGCAAGCTGTTCGGCAGCTTCACGGTGCAGGACAATTTGCTGCTGCCGGCCCAGGTGCTGGGGCTGCCGAAGGCGGAGGTCTCGCGGCGGCTCGATTCCGTCTACGCGCTGCTGCCGGAACTCAAGGACTTCGCCCCCCGCAAGGCGGCGGGGCTGTCGGGCGGCCAGGGCAAGATGGTGGCGCTCGGCCGCGCCTTGATGGTCGGCACCCGCGCGGTGCTCCTCGACGAGCCGTTCCAGGGTCTCGCCCCGGCTTTGGCCCTTCGCTACGCCGAGGCCCTGGCCCGCCTGCGGGCCGCGCTCCCCGACGTCGCGATCCTCATCACCGAGAGCAGCCCGGACCTGCTGCGGGCGCTCGTCGACACCACCATCCAGATCGAGCGCGGCGAGATCTCGGCCGCCTGACCAAGGAGTGTTTCCCATGAGGCTGAACGGCAAGGTCGCGATCGTCACCGGCGCCGGCGGCGGGTTCGGCGAGGGCATCGCCAAGCGCTACGCCGAGGAAGGCGCCAAGGTCGCGGTGCTCGACCTGCGCGGCGACGCGGCGGAACGCGTCGCGGCTGAGATCGGCCCGTCGGCGATCGCCATCGCGGCCGATGTCGGCAGCGCCGAGGACGTGCAGGAGGCGGTCCGGCGCACCACCGAGGCCTTCGGCACGCCGCAGATCCTCGTCAACAATGCCGGCACCACCCACCGCAACCAGCCGCTGATGGACGTGGACGAGGAGGCCTTCGACCGGGTCTTCCGGGTCAACGTGAAGTCGATCTTCCACTTCGTCCGGGCGCTGGCCCCGGCGATGCGCGACAACGGCGGCGGCGTGATCCTGAACGTCGGCTCGACCGCCGGCATCCGGCCCCGTCCCGGCCTGACCTGGTACAACGCCTCGAAGGGGGCGGTGAACCTGATGTCGAAGTCGCTCGCCGTCGAGCTGGCCCCGTGGAAGATCCGCGTCAACGCGCTCTGCCCGGTGATGGGCGAGACCGGCCTGCTCGAGGCCTTCATGGGCGTGCCCGACACCCCGGAGAACCGGGCGAAGTTCGTCGCCACGATCCCGCTCGGCCGGATGTCGCGGGCCGCCGACATCGCCAACGTGGCGTTGTTCCTGGCCTCCGACGAGGCGGAGTTCATCACCGGTGTGGAGATGCCGATCGACGGCGGCCGGACGGTTTGATTTCAGCCAGCCGTTCGCGAAAGAATCAAGCTCGGGTTTCTCCTCTCCCCGCGGGCGGGGAGAGGGCCGTGGCACCGTCCAGGTGACACGGCAAGCGGAGGCGCAGCCGAAGCGAGGGTAAGGGGGGGGTCGCCGGATGGGCTCCTCCGGGAATACCCCCTCACCCTCGCGGCGAACCTTCGGTTCGCTGCTCCCTGAGCCCCTTCGGAGCTCAGGCCTCTCCCCGCCCGCGGGGAGAGGAGGAGACCCTCGCCTTCTTCTGCGAGGTCTTCACGATCGACGGTCGTGGGCCCGTCTCAACAATGTGCAACCTCATCCCGAGGGGATAAACGAGCCGGCGCGTCATCGCCTCGCGTCCGGACAAATTGATACACTCACCGCGGCTGGCACGTCTCGCAATAGAACGTCGAGCGCCCCGACTGCACCAGCCGCCGCACCACCCCCCGGCACCCCTTCGCCGTACAGCCCAGCCCCTCCCGGTCGTAGACCCGGAAGGCGTGCTGGAACGCCCCCGCGCTGCCGTCGGTATGGACGTAGTCGCGCAAGGTCGAGCCGCCGGCCGCCACCGCCTCGGTCAGCACGTCGCGGATCACGGTGGCGAGGCGCTTGGCCTTCGCGGTCGGGCGGCCGGCCGCGTCCGCCAGGGTGCCGGCCGGCGCCTCCGGGTGGAGCTTCGCCCGGTGCAGGGCCTCGCAGACGTAGATGTTGCCGAGGCCCGCGATCAGCCGCTGGTCGAGGAGCGCGGCCTTCAGCGGCGTGCGCTTGCCCGCGAACAGGCCCGCGATCGTCTCGCCGGACAGCTCGTTGCCGAGCGGCTCGATGCCCATGCCGGCGAAGTGGCGGCAGGTCGCGAGGTCGGCCGACGGCACGAGGTCCATGAAGCCGAAGCGACGGGCGTCGTTGTAGACGACCCGGGCGCCGTTCGAGAGCGCGAACCGGACGTGGTCGTGCTTGCCCTGCCCCTGCGCCCCGTCGAGGTAGAAGTCGCCGGGCGAGACGGTGCGGCCGTCGGGCAACTGCACGTCGAAGCGCCCGCTCATCCCGAGATGCATGATCAGCGCCTCGCCGGAGGAGAGGTCGGCGACGAGATACTTGGCGCGCCGCGACAGGGCGGTCACCTCGTGGCCACGCACCCGCTCGGCGAAACGGGCTGGGAAGGGAAAGCGCAGGTTCGGCCGGTTCAGCACGACCTCGGTGACGCGGGCGCCGACCATCGCCGGCTCCAGGCCGCGGCGCACCGTC
This is a stretch of genomic DNA from Methylobacterium sp. 17Sr1-1. It encodes these proteins:
- a CDS encoding ATP-binding cassette domain-containing protein, which codes for MLRLEGAAVAIAGAPVLRGVSLQVPPGGRVALIGRNGAGKTTTLRALMGLLPLQAGRLVLDGQEAGSVPAHHRARLGIGYAPEERKLFGSFTVQDNLLLPAQVLGLPKAEVSRRLDSVYALLPELKDFAPRKAAGLSGGQGKMVALGRALMVGTRAVLLDEPFQGLAPALALRYAEALARLRAALPDVAILITESSPDLLRALVDTTIQIERGEISAA
- the mutM gene encoding bifunctional DNA-formamidopyrimidine glycosylase/DNA-(apurinic or apyrimidinic site) lyase, with product MPELPEVETVRRGLEPAMVGARVTEVVLNRPNLRFPFPARFAERVRGHEVTALSRRAKYLVADLSSGEALIMHLGMSGRFDVQLPDGRTVSPGDFYLDGAQGQGKHDHVRFALSNGARVVYNDARRFGFMDLVPSADLATCRHFAGMGIEPLGNELSGETIAGLFAGKRTPLKAALLDQRLIAGLGNIYVCEALHRAKLHPEAPAGTLADAAGRPTAKAKRLATVIRDVLTEAVAAGGSTLRDYVHTDGSAGAFQHAFRVYDREGLGCTAKGCRGVVRRLVQSGRSTFYCETCQPR
- a CDS encoding SDR family oxidoreductase; the encoded protein is MRLNGKVAIVTGAGGGFGEGIAKRYAEEGAKVAVLDLRGDAAERVAAEIGPSAIAIAADVGSAEDVQEAVRRTTEAFGTPQILVNNAGTTHRNQPLMDVDEEAFDRVFRVNVKSIFHFVRALAPAMRDNGGGVILNVGSTAGIRPRPGLTWYNASKGAVNLMSKSLAVELAPWKIRVNALCPVMGETGLLEAFMGVPDTPENRAKFVATIPLGRMSRAADIANVALFLASDEAEFITGVEMPIDGGRTV